Proteins encoded within one genomic window of Amycolatopsis sp. 2-15:
- a CDS encoding TetR/AcrR family transcriptional regulator — protein sequence MTATKTARERARAELTQEIKDEARRQLAEVGAHGLSLRAVARELGMVSSALYRYFPSRDRLLTELIIDAYDAVGEAAEKADPGTVDPRERWTAVWQATRAWAKAHPHEYALIYGSPIPGYQAPQDTIVPAARVAQALAKVLLEADPHEPAVTAPMSAELRGQAEGLARDLGANAPAEVVTRLIGAWTQLFGAISFELFGQYVGSVDPSDAYFEHLTGQMADFVGL from the coding sequence ATGACCGCCACCAAGACCGCCCGCGAACGCGCCCGCGCCGAGCTGACGCAGGAAATCAAGGACGAAGCCCGCCGCCAGCTGGCCGAAGTCGGCGCGCACGGGTTGTCGCTGCGCGCGGTCGCGCGCGAGCTGGGCATGGTGTCCTCGGCGCTCTACCGCTACTTCCCCAGCCGCGACCGCCTGCTCACCGAGCTGATCATCGACGCCTACGACGCCGTCGGCGAGGCCGCGGAGAAGGCCGACCCGGGCACCGTCGACCCGCGCGAGCGCTGGACCGCCGTCTGGCAGGCCACTCGCGCGTGGGCCAAGGCGCACCCGCACGAGTACGCGCTGATCTACGGCTCGCCGATCCCCGGCTACCAGGCGCCGCAGGACACGATCGTGCCCGCCGCGCGCGTGGCGCAGGCGCTGGCGAAGGTGCTGCTCGAGGCCGATCCGCACGAGCCGGCGGTCACGGCACCGATGTCCGCCGAGCTGCGCGGGCAGGCCGAAGGGCTGGCCCGGGACCTGGGCGCGAACGCGCCGGCCGAGGTCGTGACGCGGCTGATCGGCGCGTGGACGCAGCTGTTCGGCGCGATCAGCTTCGAGCTGTTCGGCCAGTACGTGGGCAGCGTCGACCCGTCCGACGCCTACTTCGAGCACCTGACGGGACAGATGGCCGACTTCGTGGGGCTGTGA
- a CDS encoding response regulator transcription factor — protein sequence MSSMNATSPGRGKDELRRADGSPVRVLVVDDESTLAELVAMALRMEGWEVRSAGDGTEAVRVARDFRPDAVVLDVMLPDFDGLEVLRRMRAEAPFLPVLFLTAKDAVEDRIAGLTAGGDDYVTKPFSLEEVALRLRALLRRANGVTGASGSQLVVGDLTLDEDSREVHRGGDLVPLTATEFELLRYLMRNPKRVLSKAQILDRVWSYDFGGQANIVELYISYLRKKIDADREPMIHTMRGAGYVLKPAG from the coding sequence ATGAGCAGTATGAACGCGACGTCGCCTGGCCGGGGCAAGGACGAGCTGCGCCGCGCCGACGGCAGCCCGGTGCGGGTGCTGGTGGTGGACGACGAGTCGACGCTGGCCGAGCTCGTCGCCATGGCGCTGCGCATGGAGGGCTGGGAGGTGCGCAGCGCGGGCGACGGCACGGAGGCCGTCCGCGTAGCGCGCGACTTCCGGCCCGACGCCGTGGTGCTCGACGTGATGCTGCCCGACTTCGACGGTCTAGAGGTGCTGCGCCGCATGCGTGCCGAGGCGCCGTTCCTGCCGGTGCTGTTCCTCACCGCCAAGGACGCCGTCGAAGACCGCATCGCCGGCCTCACCGCGGGCGGCGACGACTACGTCACCAAACCCTTCAGCCTCGAAGAAGTCGCACTGCGGCTCCGCGCCCTCCTCAGGCGCGCCAACGGGGTGACGGGCGCGAGCGGTTCGCAGCTCGTGGTCGGCGACCTGACGCTCGACGAGGACAGCCGCGAGGTGCATCGCGGCGGCGACCTCGTGCCGCTCACGGCCACGGAGTTCGAGCTGTTGCGCTACCTCATGCGCAACCCCAAGCGCGTGCTGAGCAAGGCGCAGATCCTCGACCGCGTGTGGAGCTACGACTTCGGCGGCCAGGCCAACATCGTCGAGCTCTACATCTCCTATCTGCGCAAGAAGATCGACGCCGACCGCGAGCCCATGATCCACACGATGCGCGGCGCGGGGTATGTCCTCAAGCCCGCCGGCTGA
- a CDS encoding nitroreductase family deazaflavin-dependent oxidoreductase: protein MNTEKRYIKPAKATNSFNNFVQWLTKRGVSVVGSRVLMVRGRKTGEIREVPVNLLPFEGGRYLVAPRGATQWVRNLRVAGEGQLRVGKRVEGFTYRELADDEKPALLRAYLKRWKFEVGVFFDGVDAKAPEEKLREIAPGYPIFELMPA from the coding sequence ATGAACACCGAGAAGCGCTACATCAAGCCCGCCAAGGCCACCAACTCGTTCAACAACTTCGTGCAGTGGCTGACCAAGCGGGGCGTGAGCGTGGTGGGCAGCCGCGTGCTGATGGTCCGCGGCCGCAAGACCGGCGAGATCCGCGAGGTGCCGGTGAACCTGCTGCCGTTCGAGGGCGGCCGCTACCTGGTCGCGCCGCGCGGCGCGACGCAGTGGGTGCGCAACCTGCGCGTGGCCGGCGAGGGACAGCTGCGCGTCGGCAAGCGCGTGGAGGGCTTCACCTACCGCGAGCTGGCCGACGACGAGAAGCCCGCGCTGCTGCGCGCGTACCTCAAGCGCTGGAAGTTCGAGGTCGGCGTGTTCTTCGACGGCGTGGACGCCAAGGCGCCGGAGGAGAAGCTGCGCGAGATCGCGCCGGGCTACCCCATCTTCGAGCTGATGCCCGCCTGA
- a CDS encoding response regulator, translating into MIRVLLADDHAMFRSGMRALLDTQPDFECVGEAADGREAVAETQRLKPDVAVLDVRMPRLDGLAATEAILAAPGNDTRVLVLTTYDADEYVYRALRAGASGFLLKSLAPEELVAAMRVAARGDALIDPSVTRRLVASFATSLEPRAAEPPELARLTSREREVLLLIADARSNAEIARQLHVGEETVKTHVSRVLAKLGLRDRVHAVVYAYRNDLVAKEAT; encoded by the coding sequence ATGATCCGCGTGCTGCTCGCCGACGACCACGCCATGTTCCGCTCCGGCATGCGCGCCCTCCTCGACACGCAGCCCGACTTCGAGTGTGTCGGCGAAGCGGCCGACGGGCGTGAAGCGGTGGCGGAAACCCAGCGCCTCAAGCCGGACGTCGCGGTCCTCGACGTCCGCATGCCCCGCCTCGACGGCCTCGCCGCCACCGAGGCCATCCTCGCCGCCCCCGGCAACGACACCCGCGTGCTGGTCCTGACCACCTACGACGCCGACGAGTACGTCTACCGCGCCCTGCGCGCCGGCGCCAGCGGCTTCCTGCTCAAAAGCCTGGCCCCCGAAGAGCTCGTGGCCGCCATGCGCGTCGCGGCGAGGGGTGACGCGTTGATCGACCCGTCCGTCACGCGCCGGCTCGTGGCCAGCTTCGCCACCAGCCTCGAGCCGCGCGCCGCCGAGCCGCCGGAGCTGGCGCGGCTCACGTCCCGCGAACGCGAAGTGCTGCTCCTCATCGCCGACGCGCGCAGCAACGCGGAGATCGCACGCCAGCTTCACGTCGGCGAGGAGACTGTGAAGACGCACGTCTCCCGCGTGCTCGCGAAGCTCGGCTTGCGCGACCGTGTGCACGCCGTCGTGTACGCCTACCGCAACGACCTGGTCGCGAAAGAAGCCACCTAG
- a CDS encoding sensor histidine kinase, translating into MRDINGSLARQSLLVALVCLVCDVSLFTLRGPLPEAGWRGWVILGGAVVVDGALAGAARYSGWVAAGHAALFVAAPLLLCTCTGFVVGNNAGVLVAGYRAGAWLRVGPAVVALAAMLAGVGAGELLGGGRGSNPALIAISMAVSAVLPWLVGRYTTARGAYIADLEREAEERRRHEAEAIHRAVLEERETIARDLHDVISHHVSAIGVHAGAARLGLPQGESPVRDSLGAVESASRSAMADLRRLLDLLHARGDEAAQPGLDNLDELLDTVRAAGLPVRLTVHGDVREVPGSLDVALYRIAQEALTNASRHGTGAVELALDRRRTEIVLAVTNETGRPSPQRDGAHRGLAGIRQRVTLFGGEVTYGQKDNNWQVKASFPLEVP; encoded by the coding sequence GTGCGGGACATCAACGGGTCACTGGCCCGCCAATCGCTACTGGTGGCCCTCGTCTGCCTGGTCTGCGACGTCTCCCTCTTCACCCTCCGCGGCCCGCTGCCCGAGGCCGGCTGGCGAGGCTGGGTGATTCTCGGCGGCGCGGTCGTCGTCGACGGGGCCCTGGCCGGAGCGGCCCGGTACTCGGGTTGGGTGGCGGCCGGTCATGCCGCGCTGTTCGTCGCGGCCCCGCTGCTCCTCTGCACCTGCACCGGTTTCGTGGTGGGCAACAACGCGGGCGTCCTCGTCGCGGGGTATCGGGCCGGGGCGTGGTTGCGGGTGGGGCCGGCGGTGGTGGCGCTGGCGGCGATGCTGGCGGGCGTCGGGGCGGGGGAGCTGCTCGGCGGCGGCCGGGGCTCGAACCCGGCGCTCATCGCGATCAGCATGGCCGTCTCGGCGGTGCTGCCGTGGCTCGTCGGCCGGTACACAACGGCCCGGGGCGCGTACATAGCCGACCTGGAGCGTGAAGCCGAAGAGCGCCGAAGGCACGAAGCCGAGGCCATCCACCGGGCCGTCCTCGAAGAGCGCGAGACCATCGCCCGCGATCTGCACGACGTGATCTCCCACCACGTCAGCGCGATCGGCGTCCACGCCGGTGCCGCGAGGCTGGGGCTGCCCCAAGGAGAAAGCCCGGTCCGCGACTCGCTCGGCGCGGTCGAGTCCGCGAGCCGCTCCGCGATGGCCGACCTGCGCCGGCTGCTCGACCTGCTGCACGCGCGTGGTGACGAAGCCGCCCAGCCCGGGCTGGACAACCTCGACGAGCTGCTCGACACCGTGCGCGCCGCGGGCCTGCCCGTGCGCCTCACCGTGCACGGCGACGTCCGCGAAGTCCCCGGCTCGCTCGACGTCGCCCTCTACCGCATCGCGCAGGAAGCCCTCACGAACGCGTCGCGCCACGGCACCGGAGCCGTCGAGCTCGCGCTGGACCGCCGGCGCACGGAAATCGTCCTCGCCGTCACCAACGAGACCGGCCGCCCCTCCCCGCAGCGCGACGGCGCCCACCGGGGGCTCGCCGGGATCCGCCAGCGCGTCACACTCTTCGGCGGCGAGGTCACGTACGGACAAAAGGACAACAATTGGCAGGTCAAGGCCAGCTTCCCCCTGGAGGTCCCATGA